In a single window of the Longimicrobiaceae bacterium genome:
- a CDS encoding RagB/SusD family nutrient uptake outer membrane protein, with translation MPTLMFTTRKRVALGVVVPVACALVLARCDGLLDTQPFGSLNTGTFYKTAGDFEAATIGAYSTLQNLTYSGRDQSIFEQMLLPDDDTRAPGSDEDSDFSWTPTNNSIGYIWDVSYRGILRANLILQQLELTDQLTPEEIARFSGEAKFVRAYFNFILARMFGTPPVVTQVASSIEETRLANSQPGEIWDLIEADLEDAITGLAGLDLEDGRASEWAARALLGKVELYRAQWFNQPEKYAEAEQHLQEVVNSGQFSLVPYKDNFDYRTENNAESLFELQASFGTDINGWAATDENGGGASAGTGRPLATGAGGFNGVNAPGGFDWGDGGIIMTRTFVDFFERYDSATVTVPGTGQQVKVVVRDPRAYWTFYSTGEQYGRACDGQQPVPYNFVWGCQGANVNATEAASWSVTGHTPAKYIRPYENYAGGQMLNQSVSQNNERLIRYADVLLLLAEAKILGSGDLAGAAALINQVRARARDAWDSAYGAASADADLYASFTKPANLLPDVVPVSQEQMFEALMYERRAELSLEFSRFADLVRWLRAGLIDRSDIDFGDDTANSRFNPEVHLLRPIPLGEMDLNPNLQQNPGY, from the coding sequence ATGCCAACTCTCATGTTCACTACCCGCAAGCGAGTCGCCCTAGGGGTGGTGGTGCCCGTCGCCTGCGCGCTGGTGCTCGCGCGCTGCGACGGATTGCTCGATACCCAACCGTTCGGCTCGCTCAATACCGGCACTTTCTATAAGACGGCGGGAGATTTCGAGGCGGCTACCATCGGGGCCTACTCGACCCTCCAGAACCTTACCTATAGCGGGCGCGACCAGTCGATCTTCGAGCAGATGCTCCTGCCGGACGACGACACCCGCGCCCCCGGCTCGGACGAGGACAGCGATTTCTCCTGGACGCCGACGAACAACAGCATCGGCTACATCTGGGACGTCAGCTATCGCGGGATCCTCCGGGCCAACCTGATCCTGCAGCAGCTGGAGCTGACCGACCAGCTTACCCCGGAGGAGATCGCTCGGTTTTCGGGCGAAGCGAAGTTCGTGCGTGCCTACTTCAACTTCATTCTCGCCCGGATGTTCGGGACCCCTCCGGTGGTGACGCAGGTCGCGTCATCGATCGAGGAGACCCGGCTGGCTAATTCGCAACCCGGAGAGATCTGGGACCTGATCGAGGCCGATCTCGAGGATGCGATTACCGGTCTGGCGGGGCTCGACCTGGAAGATGGGCGCGCCAGCGAGTGGGCGGCGCGTGCCCTCCTCGGGAAGGTCGAGCTGTACCGGGCCCAGTGGTTCAATCAGCCGGAGAAGTATGCCGAGGCCGAACAGCACCTGCAGGAAGTGGTGAACAGCGGGCAGTTCTCGCTGGTCCCCTACAAGGACAACTTCGACTACCGCACCGAGAACAACGCGGAGTCGTTGTTCGAGCTGCAGGCCTCGTTTGGCACCGACATCAACGGCTGGGCGGCGACCGACGAGAATGGCGGCGGCGCCTCCGCGGGAACGGGCCGTCCGCTGGCAACGGGCGCGGGCGGTTTCAACGGTGTGAACGCGCCGGGCGGGTTCGACTGGGGTGACGGTGGGATCATCATGACCCGGACCTTCGTCGACTTCTTCGAGCGCTACGACTCCGCCACCGTCACCGTTCCCGGCACCGGGCAGCAGGTCAAGGTGGTGGTGCGTGATCCGCGCGCGTACTGGACGTTCTACTCCACGGGCGAGCAGTACGGACGCGCGTGCGACGGCCAGCAGCCGGTTCCCTACAACTTCGTCTGGGGCTGTCAGGGCGCCAATGTGAACGCGACGGAGGCGGCGAGCTGGTCGGTGACGGGCCACACACCGGCCAAGTACATCCGCCCGTACGAGAACTACGCGGGTGGACAGATGCTGAATCAGTCGGTGAGCCAGAACAACGAACGGCTAATCCGCTATGCCGACGTGCTGCTCCTGCTGGCAGAGGCGAAGATCCTCGGCAGCGGCGACCTGGCCGGTGCCGCGGCTCTGATCAATCAGGTGCGCGCTCGTGCGCGGGACGCATGGGACTCGGCGTACGGAGCCGCCTCGGCCGACGCGGATCTGTATGCGAGTTTCACCAAGCCGGCGAACCTGCTCCCCGACGTCGTCCCGGTGTCGCAGGAGCAGATGTTCGAGGCGCTGATGTACGAGCGCAGGGCGGAGCTGTCGCTGGAGTTCTCGCGCTTCGCCGACCTCGTGCGCTGGCTGCGGGCGGGCCTCATCGACCGCTCGGACATCGATTTCGGTGACGACACGGCCAACTCGCGCTTCAACCCGGAGGTCCACCTACTGCGGCCCATTCCGCTCGGGGAGATGGACCTGAACCCGAACCTGCAGCAGAACCCCGGCTACTGA